The Bryobacteraceae bacterium genome includes a window with the following:
- a CDS encoding adenine nucleotide alpha hydrolase encodes MTGLVALGKNPTPDVALLREKQDRLFRILRNLGKVLVAYSGGTDSAYLAWAAREVLGDNAIAVTADSPSIPESHKRDAIAFAQRYGIRHEMIPSHEFDNPAYTANNPDRCYHCKDELFRRMEQIAPRYGGAVLVYGVNTDDLGDYRPGQNAARLHGVKAPLVEAGLSKAEIRELSRMAGLPTWDRPAAACLSSRVPYGTPVTPEILRRVELAEERIRELGFRQFRVRYHGELARLEIERAEISRAFSLEMFDRLSAIFKELGFLYSAIDLRGYRQGSLNEALALSQGASQGENPPS; translated from the coding sequence ATGACGGGCCTCGTTGCGCTGGGCAAGAACCCGACTCCCGATGTGGCGCTGCTGCGGGAGAAGCAGGACCGGCTGTTCCGCATCCTGCGCAATCTGGGCAAGGTTCTGGTGGCCTACTCGGGCGGAACGGATTCCGCCTATCTGGCCTGGGCGGCCCGCGAGGTGCTGGGCGACAACGCCATCGCCGTCACCGCCGACTCGCCCTCGATCCCCGAGTCGCACAAGCGCGACGCCATCGCCTTCGCCCAGCGCTACGGCATCCGCCACGAGATGATCCCGTCGCACGAGTTCGACAACCCCGCCTACACGGCCAACAACCCCGACCGCTGCTACCACTGCAAGGACGAGCTGTTCCGCCGCATGGAGCAGATCGCGCCGCGCTACGGGGGCGCGGTCCTCGTCTACGGAGTCAACACCGACGACCTGGGCGATTACCGCCCCGGCCAGAACGCCGCCCGCCTCCACGGCGTCAAGGCGCCGCTGGTGGAAGCCGGCCTCTCGAAAGCCGAGATCCGCGAGCTGTCCCGCATGGCGGGGCTGCCCACGTGGGACCGTCCCGCGGCCGCCTGCCTCAGCTCCCGCGTGCCCTACGGAACTCCGGTCACCCCGGAGATCCTGCGCCGCGTGGAGCTGGCCGAGGAGCGCATCCGGGAGCTCGGATTCCGGCAGTTCCGCGTGCGCTATCACGGCGAGCTGGCGCGTCTGGAAATCGAACGCGCGGAAATCAGCCGCGCTTTTTCGCTCGAAATGTTCGACCGTTTATCGGCGATTTTCAAGGAACTCGGCTTCCTGTATTCGGCCATCGACCTGCGCGGCTACCGGCAGGGATCTCTGAATGAGGCCCTGGCCCTGTCCCAGGGCGCATCCCAGGGGGAGAATCCGCCATCCTAG
- a CDS encoding UPF0060 membrane protein, translating to MNSFLWYFLAAAGEIAGCFAFWAWLRLGKSPLWTIPGMISLALFALILTRVDAAWAGRAYAAYGGVYIVASLVWMWLVERSAPDRWDALGAIASLLGAAIILLGPRGR from the coding sequence ATGAATTCGTTCCTCTGGTATTTTCTCGCCGCCGCGGGCGAAATCGCGGGCTGTTTCGCGTTCTGGGCATGGTTGCGGCTCGGGAAAAGCCCGCTGTGGACCATCCCGGGCATGATCTCGCTTGCGCTGTTCGCGCTGATCCTGACGCGCGTCGATGCGGCGTGGGCTGGGCGTGCGTACGCAGCGTATGGCGGAGTCTACATCGTGGCGTCGCTCGTGTGGATGTGGCTCGTCGAGCGGAGCGCGCCGGATCGCTGGGATGCGCTGGGCGCCATCGCAAGCCTGCTCGGGGCTGCAATCATTCTGCTGGGGCCGCGCGGCCGCTGA
- a CDS encoding rhodanese-like domain-containing protein codes for MSSDSVLSLEITPDEARRLLAEGKARLIDVREPHEYQIARIDGAQLIPMNTVPHRLQEIEAAADESLLIIYCHHGVRSLSVVDWLRRQGVEQCVSLIGGIDLWSRQIDPQVPRY; via the coding sequence ATGAGCAGTGATTCCGTTCTCTCCCTGGAGATCACGCCCGACGAAGCCCGGCGCCTGCTGGCAGAGGGCAAGGCGCGGCTGATCGACGTGCGCGAGCCGCATGAGTATCAGATCGCCCGCATTGACGGCGCGCAGCTGATCCCCATGAACACGGTTCCGCACCGCCTGCAGGAGATCGAGGCGGCCGCTGACGAAAGCCTGCTGATCATTTACTGCCACCACGGCGTGCGCAGCCTGAGCGTGGTCGACTGGCTCCGGCGGCAGGGCGTCGAGCAGTGCGTGTCGCTGATCGGCGGCATCGATCTCTGGAGCCGGCAGATCGATCCCCAGGTTCCCCGGTACTGA
- the argD gene encoding acetylornithine aminotransferase — MSTTTRQDLPRILTELPGPKAKAIVERDHAVMSPSYTRSYPFVIERGEGAIVIDPDGNRFLDMNAGIAVVATGHCHPRVVEAIRRQAERFLHMSGTDFYYENMVALAERLAKLVPGGGPRRVFLSNSGAEAIECALKLARYATRRDKSIAFLGAFHGRTMGALSLTASKTAQREGFAPLFPGATHIPYAYCYRCAYNRTPDTCNVECVKVLEQDLFRTILPPSEVAAVFVEPVQGEGGYVVPPQKFFDELQAVCRRHGILLVADEVQSGMGRTGRMFASEHFGLEPDIVAIAKGIASGLPLGATVARAELMTWKPGAHASTFGGNPVSVEAALATIDLLEQELVDNAARIGARMMARMREWPQRFRHVGDVRGLGLMIGFELVKDQASKERAPELRDRIVDLAFEKGLLILGAGPNSIRLAPPLVLTADQADFAVEALEACIEEASRG, encoded by the coding sequence ATGTCCACCACCACCCGCCAGGATTTGCCCCGGATCCTGACCGAATTGCCCGGTCCGAAGGCCAAAGCCATCGTCGAGCGCGACCACGCCGTCATGAGCCCCTCCTACACGCGCAGTTACCCGTTCGTCATCGAGCGCGGCGAAGGAGCCATCGTCATCGACCCCGACGGCAACCGCTTCCTCGACATGAACGCCGGCATCGCCGTCGTGGCCACCGGACATTGCCATCCCCGCGTGGTGGAGGCCATCCGCCGCCAGGCGGAGCGGTTCCTCCACATGTCTGGCACGGATTTCTACTACGAAAACATGGTGGCGCTGGCAGAGCGGCTCGCGAAACTCGTGCCCGGCGGCGGTCCGCGCCGGGTGTTCCTCAGCAACTCCGGCGCCGAAGCCATTGAGTGCGCGCTGAAGCTGGCGCGCTACGCGACACGGCGCGACAAGTCCATCGCCTTCCTCGGCGCCTTCCACGGGCGCACGATGGGCGCGCTCTCTCTGACAGCCTCGAAAACCGCGCAGCGCGAGGGCTTCGCTCCGCTGTTTCCGGGCGCCACGCATATCCCTTACGCCTACTGCTACCGCTGCGCCTATAACCGCACGCCGGACACGTGCAACGTCGAGTGCGTCAAGGTTCTCGAGCAGGATCTGTTCCGCACCATCCTGCCGCCCTCGGAAGTGGCTGCTGTGTTCGTCGAACCCGTGCAGGGCGAGGGCGGCTACGTCGTGCCTCCGCAGAAGTTCTTCGACGAACTGCAGGCTGTGTGCCGCCGGCACGGCATTCTGCTGGTGGCCGACGAGGTCCAGAGCGGCATGGGGCGCACGGGCAGGATGTTCGCCAGCGAGCATTTCGGCCTCGAGCCGGACATCGTCGCCATCGCCAAAGGCATCGCCAGCGGACTGCCTCTGGGAGCCACGGTGGCGCGCGCGGAACTGATGACCTGGAAGCCCGGCGCGCACGCCTCGACATTTGGCGGCAATCCTGTTTCGGTGGAGGCGGCGCTCGCCACTATCGATCTGCTCGAACAGGAGCTCGTCGACAACGCCGCCCGCATCGGCGCGCGCATGATGGCACGGATGCGCGAGTGGCCGCAAAGGTTCCGCCACGTCGGCGACGTGCGTGGCCTGGGCCTCATGATCGGTTTCGAGCTGGTGAAGGACCAGGCATCGAAGGAGCGCGCGCCCGAGCTCCGCGACCGCATTGTGGATCTTGCGTTTGAAAAGGGCCTGCTGATCCTCGGCGCCGGTCCGAACTCGATCCGCCTTGCCCCGCCGCTGGTGCTGACCGCGGATCAGGCGGACTTCGCCGTCGAAGCGCTGGAAGCCTGCATCGAGGAAGCCTCGCGCGGCTGA
- the pqaA gene encoding PhoPQ-activated pathogenicity-related protein PqaA, translating into MRHAIAAVLLISFCAAPHAAGQGIDSTALDRYVAAPDDAYRIVSTTRLPLGGLTVLLAELNSQRWLEPAEVDRTEWRHWLTVAYPETVRFRTAILLINGGSNTSAVPAPDPLVALLAAQTGAVVADLRTVPNQPLKFAGEEKPLSEDALIAYTWKRFLETGDERWPARLPMTKAVVRAMDAVTDLLRRQNAGLADRFILIGASKRGWTAWTAAAVDPRVVAAVPLVIDMLNLQPSFLHHYSCYGFWAPAVEDYVQRGVMDKFGDPALDALLKIEDPYEYRGRLTLPKYIVNSTGDQFFLPDSSRFYWNDLPGEKYLRYVPNTDHSLSPEIAVSIQAWIELILRGEPRPRFFWEMDRAGGRIRLRPVDPPKSVLLWKAHNPSARDFRLETIGPAWESSPVEPQDGVYEAAVEAPESGWTAFFLELTYDGPGGKPLIFTTEVAVVPDQCPGDEAAAPASRLPGT; encoded by the coding sequence ATGCGTCATGCAATTGCCGCTGTTCTGCTGATCAGCTTTTGCGCCGCGCCGCATGCCGCGGGGCAGGGAATTGATTCGACGGCGCTGGACCGCTACGTCGCCGCGCCTGATGACGCATACCGCATCGTTTCGACGACACGGCTCCCGCTCGGCGGTCTGACCGTTCTGCTGGCCGAGCTGAATTCGCAGCGCTGGCTGGAACCGGCTGAGGTCGACCGCACTGAGTGGCGGCACTGGCTGACGGTCGCCTATCCGGAAACCGTCCGCTTCCGGACGGCGATTCTGCTGATCAACGGCGGCTCGAACACTTCTGCTGTGCCAGCGCCCGATCCGCTCGTCGCGCTTCTCGCGGCGCAGACCGGCGCGGTTGTTGCTGACCTGCGCACGGTGCCGAACCAGCCGCTGAAGTTCGCCGGCGAGGAGAAGCCGCTCAGCGAAGACGCGCTGATCGCCTACACCTGGAAACGGTTCCTGGAAACCGGCGACGAGCGTTGGCCGGCGCGCCTCCCGATGACCAAGGCTGTCGTGCGCGCCATGGACGCGGTGACGGATCTGCTGCGGCGGCAGAACGCCGGGCTGGCGGACCGCTTCATTCTGATCGGCGCTTCCAAGCGCGGCTGGACGGCGTGGACGGCGGCTGCCGTGGATCCGCGCGTCGTCGCCGCCGTGCCGCTCGTCATCGACATGCTCAACCTGCAGCCTTCGTTCCTGCATCATTACTCCTGCTACGGTTTCTGGGCGCCCGCGGTGGAGGACTACGTGCAGCGCGGCGTCATGGACAAATTCGGCGATCCGGCTCTGGATGCGTTGCTGAAGATCGAAGACCCTTATGAATACCGCGGCCGCCTCACTTTGCCGAAATACATTGTGAATTCCACCGGAGACCAGTTCTTTTTGCCCGATTCCAGCCGGTTTTACTGGAACGATTTGCCCGGTGAAAAATATCTGCGGTATGTGCCCAACACGGACCACTCCCTGTCCCCGGAAATCGCCGTGAGCATCCAGGCGTGGATCGAGCTGATCCTGCGCGGCGAGCCCCGTCCGCGCTTCTTCTGGGAGATGGACCGCGCCGGCGGCCGCATCCGCCTCCGCCCCGTGGATCCGCCGAAATCCGTCCTCCTCTGGAAGGCGCACAATCCCTCGGCGCGGGATTTCCGGCTGGAAACGATCGGTCCTGCATGGGAGTCCTCGCCTGTCGAGCCGCAGGATGGAGTTTATGAAGCCGCCGTGGAAGCGCCCGAATCCGGCTGGACAGCCTTCTTTCTGGAACTGACCTACGACGGACCCGGCGGCAAGCCCCTGATCTTCACGACCGAAGTGGCCGTGGTTCCGGATCAGTGTCCGGGAGACGAAGCCGCGGCGCCCGCCTCCCGTCTCCCCGGAACCTGA
- a CDS encoding IS4 family transposase, with protein MNRVCSIFSQVLKFVPRLEFEAAVRQHRAERHARGFRCWTQLVAMLFCHLGRAQSLREIVGGLASCEGKLQHLGVASAPKRSTLAYANEHRPWELFQSVFYALYQRCASEAAQRCKRKFRFKHKLMSLDATLIPLCLSMFDWAQFGRSKGAVKLHLVLDHDGYLPGFAVITEGKTSDVDVARRQRFEPGTMLVFDRGYQDYDWWLDLSRHKVWFVTRLKDVASYGIVEQREADRRKSILRDEVILLSRTQEAGPAALLRRIEVEGAEGETVVLVTNHLKLSAATVAAVYRERWQIELFFKALKQSLRIKTFVGTSANAVQIQIWTALIAMLLVKYMQLRSSFNWSLSNLVALLRQQLFVYRDLMAWLEAPFEPPPQLDAASQLMLEFG; from the coding sequence ATGAATCGAGTATGCAGTATTTTCTCCCAGGTCTTGAAGTTCGTTCCGCGCCTGGAATTCGAGGCGGCCGTCCGCCAGCATCGCGCCGAGCGCCACGCCCGCGGATTCCGGTGCTGGACGCAGCTTGTCGCCATGCTGTTTTGCCACCTGGGACGCGCCCAGTCGCTGCGTGAAATCGTGGGTGGCCTGGCGTCTTGCGAAGGCAAGCTGCAGCATCTCGGCGTGGCCTCGGCGCCGAAGCGCTCGACGCTGGCCTATGCCAATGAGCACCGGCCGTGGGAGTTGTTTCAATCGGTCTTCTACGCGCTCTATCAGCGTTGCGCCTCGGAAGCAGCTCAGCGTTGCAAGCGCAAATTTCGCTTCAAGCATAAGCTGATGAGCCTGGACGCAACGCTGATTCCACTCTGCCTGAGCATGTTCGACTGGGCTCAGTTCGGGCGCAGCAAGGGCGCGGTGAAGTTGCATCTGGTGCTGGACCACGACGGCTATCTGCCGGGCTTCGCCGTCATCACCGAGGGCAAGACGTCGGACGTGGACGTCGCCCGCCGGCAGCGCTTCGAACCCGGCACGATGCTGGTGTTCGACCGCGGCTACCAGGACTATGACTGGTGGCTGGATCTGTCGCGCCACAAGGTGTGGTTCGTGACGCGGCTGAAAGACGTGGCCAGCTACGGCATCGTCGAACAGCGCGAGGCCGACAGGCGGAAGTCGATCCTGCGCGACGAGGTGATCCTGCTGAGCCGGACGCAGGAGGCTGGGCCGGCGGCGTTGCTGCGGCGGATTGAAGTGGAGGGCGCAGAGGGCGAGACGGTGGTGCTGGTGACGAATCATCTGAAGTTGTCGGCGGCGACGGTCGCGGCGGTCTACCGGGAGCGCTGGCAGATCGAGTTGTTCTTCAAGGCGCTGAAGCAGTCGTTGCGGATCAAGACGTTTGTGGGCACCAGCGCCAATGCGGTGCAGATCCAGATTTGGACAGCACTGATCGCGATGCTGCTGGTGAAGTACATGCAACTGCGCAGCAGCTTCAACTGGAGCCTGTCGAACCTGGTGGCGCTGCTGAGACAACAACTGTTTGTCTACCGCGACTTGATGGCCTGGCTGGAGGCGCCGTTCGAGCCGCCGCCCCAACTGGACGCGGCCTCGCAACTGATGCTCGAGTTCGGATGA